In a genomic window of Deltaproteobacteria bacterium:
- a CDS encoding DUF1499 domain-containing protein produces MVGGLLGLGALYTTRAAAQRSGRNLAYVGIAAALVAIAVVSIAQRPGAVVPPINDISTDLADPPAFPNDPSGRNRDMSFPAGFADQIKATPSYQDLQPIRVARAPEAVLREAEQAARALDWSGVAADPAAGVVTGSETTKLFRFVDDVVVRVRSDGTGGSVVDVRSKSRDGQGDIGANAARIRRFFEVLPD; encoded by the coding sequence GTGGTCGGTGGCCTGCTCGGCCTCGGCGCTCTCTACACGACGCGGGCCGCCGCGCAGCGCAGCGGGCGCAATCTCGCATACGTCGGGATCGCGGCGGCGCTGGTCGCAATCGCCGTCGTCTCGATCGCACAGCGCCCCGGCGCGGTCGTTCCGCCGATCAACGACATCAGCACCGATCTCGCGGATCCACCCGCATTCCCGAACGACCCGTCCGGCCGCAATCGCGACATGAGCTTCCCCGCCGGCTTCGCCGACCAGATCAAGGCGACTCCCAGCTATCAGGACCTCCAGCCGATTCGCGTCGCGCGCGCCCCCGAAGCGGTGCTGCGCGAGGCGGAGCAAGCGGCGCGCGCGCTCGACTGGAGCGGCGTCGCGGCCGACCCCGCCGCCGGAGTTGTTACGGGCAGCGAGACGACGAAGCTGTTCCGCTTCGTCGACGACGTGGTCGTGCGCGTGCGCAGCGACGGCACGGGCGGCTCGGTCGTCGACGTGCGCAGCAAGTCGCGCGACGGCCAGGGCGACATCGGCGCCAACGCGGCGCGGATCCGGCGGTTCTTCGAGGTGTTGCCGGACTGA
- a CDS encoding AMP-binding protein: MSEVAKFLEARDFLLAQRTDYAAAIRGFRWPALTHFNWATDYFDAMAANNDRTGLHVVEESGAEEKRSFAELSARSNQVANWLRGLGVARGDRVLLMLGNEIALWEVMLACIKLGAVMIPATTLLAANDLRDRLDRGQVKHVVVGAAHVAKFDAVPGAYTRIVVGGDAAGWHSFASAEKSLTTFTPAAPTRASDPLLLYFTSGTTSKPKLVLHTHESYPVGHLATMYWIGLQPGDTHLNISSPGWAKHAWSCFFAPWNAGATVFLYNYARFDAKAMLATLVKHRVTTLCAPPTVWRMLIQSPDLASTKTSLRELCGAGEPLNPEVIEQARRAWGITIRDGFGQTETTAQIGNTPGQLVKPGSMGRVLPGYQVRLLDAYGTQQREGEICLALEPRPLGLMVGYTDDAAKTAEAMRFGHYHTGDTASIDDEGYVTYVGRADDVFKASDYRISPFELESVLIEHPAIAEAAVVPSPDALRLAVPKAFVVTRAGFAPSREVAADVFAFLRNKLAPFKRIRRLEFAELPKTISGKIRRVELRTAEQKRDPNVKRANEWFDSEF; this comes from the coding sequence ATGAGCGAAGTCGCGAAGTTCCTCGAGGCGCGCGATTTCCTGCTCGCGCAGCGCACCGATTACGCAGCCGCAATCCGCGGCTTCCGCTGGCCCGCGCTCACGCACTTCAACTGGGCGACGGACTACTTCGACGCGATGGCGGCGAACAACGACCGCACGGGCCTTCACGTCGTGGAGGAATCGGGTGCGGAGGAGAAGCGCTCCTTCGCCGAGCTCTCTGCGCGCAGCAACCAAGTGGCGAACTGGCTGCGCGGGCTCGGCGTCGCGAGGGGCGACCGCGTGCTCTTGATGCTCGGCAACGAGATCGCGCTGTGGGAGGTGATGCTCGCCTGCATCAAGCTCGGCGCGGTGATGATCCCCGCGACGACGCTGCTCGCCGCGAACGATCTGCGCGACCGCCTCGATCGCGGGCAGGTGAAGCACGTCGTCGTCGGCGCGGCGCACGTCGCGAAGTTCGACGCGGTTCCCGGCGCGTACACGAGGATCGTCGTCGGCGGGGACGCCGCGGGCTGGCACTCGTTCGCGAGCGCGGAGAAGTCCCTGACGACTTTCACGCCCGCTGCGCCGACGCGCGCGAGCGATCCGCTGCTGCTCTACTTCACCTCGGGCACGACCTCGAAGCCGAAGCTCGTGCTGCACACGCACGAGAGCTACCCGGTCGGGCACCTCGCGACGATGTACTGGATCGGGCTCCAGCCGGGCGACACCCACCTCAACATCTCCTCGCCGGGCTGGGCGAAGCACGCGTGGAGCTGCTTCTTCGCGCCGTGGAACGCGGGCGCGACGGTGTTCCTCTACAACTACGCGCGTTTCGACGCGAAAGCGATGCTGGCGACGCTCGTGAAGCACCGCGTCACCACGCTGTGCGCGCCGCCGACGGTGTGGCGGATGCTGATCCAGTCGCCCGACCTCGCGAGCACGAAGACCTCGCTGCGCGAGCTATGCGGCGCCGGGGAGCCGCTGAATCCCGAGGTGATCGAGCAGGCGCGGCGCGCTTGGGGCATCACGATTCGCGACGGCTTCGGGCAGACCGAGACGACCGCGCAGATCGGGAACACGCCCGGACAACTCGTGAAGCCCGGCTCGATGGGGCGCGTGCTCCCGGGTTATCAGGTGCGTCTGCTCGACGCCTACGGCACGCAGCAGCGCGAGGGCGAGATCTGCCTCGCGCTCGAGCCGCGCCCGCTCGGTCTCATGGTCGGGTACACGGACGACGCCGCGAAGACCGCCGAGGCGATGCGCTTCGGTCACTACCACACGGGCGACACGGCGAGCATCGACGACGAGGGCTACGTCACGTACGTCGGTCGGGCAGACGACGTGTTCAAGGCGAGCGACTACCGCATCTCGCCGTTCGAGCTCGAGAGCGTGCTGATCGAGCACCCCGCGATCGCCGAGGCCGCCGTGGTGCCGAGCCCCGACGCGCTGCGCCTCGCCGTGCCGAAGGCGTTCGTGGTGACGCGCGCCGGCTTCGCGCCGAGCCGCGAGGTCGCGGCCGACGTGTTCGCGTTTCTCCGCAACAAGCTCGCCCCGTTCAAGCGCATCCGGCGCCTGGAGTTCGCGGAGCTGCCGAAGACGATCAGCGGCAAGATTCGCCGCGTCGAGCTGCGCACCGCGGAGCAGAAGCGCGATCCGAACGTGAAGCGCGCGAACGAGTGGTTCGACAGCGAGTTCTGA
- the actP gene encoding cation/acetate symporter ActP — MAEGAQTSGVAMAWFFAFIATTLGITYWAARKTRSTEQFYAAGRSITAGQNGFALAGDYMSAASFLGIAGLVSTTGFDGLIYSTGWLVGWPIVLFLIAEPLRNLGRFTFADVVALRLRQVPVRIAAACGTLATVTFYLIAQMVGAGNLIKLLFGLSYETAVAITGAAMIVYVLFGGMIATTWVQIVKAGLLLGGATLLGLLVLARFEFSPAQLFAAAAAQYGEGMLAPGKLVSNPLEAVSLGAALMFGTAGLPHILMRFYTVPDARAARTSVFYATGLIGFFYLMTFVLGFGAMVLVGPDAIRAADAGGNLAAPLLAQHLGGTPFLGFIAAVAFATILAVVAGLTLSGAAALSHDLWVHVVRRGHGDADEELVVARIATVALGLVAIVLGISFKGQNVAFMVALAFAIAASANFPALVLAIFWRGFTTRGAVASMAVGTLSTLGLIALSPTVQIDILGGSAAWFPLRNPALLTIPLAFAVGFVVSKLAPEPSAAQGHDALAEQLHFGHAEDAK, encoded by the coding sequence ATGGCTGAGGGCGCGCAGACCAGCGGCGTCGCGATGGCGTGGTTCTTCGCGTTCATCGCGACCACGCTCGGCATCACCTACTGGGCCGCGCGCAAGACGCGCAGCACCGAGCAGTTCTACGCCGCGGGCCGCTCGATCACGGCGGGACAGAACGGCTTCGCGCTCGCGGGCGACTACATGAGCGCCGCGAGCTTCCTCGGCATCGCGGGGCTCGTCTCCACCACGGGCTTCGACGGCCTGATCTACTCGACGGGTTGGCTCGTCGGCTGGCCGATCGTGCTGTTCCTGATCGCCGAGCCGCTGCGCAACCTCGGGCGCTTCACCTTCGCCGACGTGGTCGCGCTGCGGCTGCGCCAAGTGCCGGTCCGCATAGCCGCCGCGTGCGGAACGCTCGCGACGGTCACGTTCTACCTGATCGCGCAGATGGTCGGTGCGGGGAACCTGATCAAGCTCTTGTTCGGGCTCTCCTACGAGACGGCCGTCGCGATCACCGGAGCGGCGATGATCGTGTACGTGCTGTTCGGCGGGATGATCGCGACGACCTGGGTGCAGATCGTGAAGGCCGGGCTGTTGTTAGGGGGTGCGACGCTGCTCGGGCTGCTCGTGCTCGCGAGGTTCGAGTTCAGCCCCGCGCAGCTGTTCGCTGCCGCAGCCGCGCAGTACGGCGAGGGGATGCTCGCGCCGGGCAAGCTCGTCTCGAACCCGCTGGAAGCCGTCTCGCTCGGCGCGGCGCTGATGTTCGGAACCGCGGGCCTGCCGCACATCCTGATGCGCTTCTACACCGTGCCCGACGCGCGCGCGGCGCGAACCAGCGTGTTCTACGCGACGGGCCTGATCGGCTTCTTCTACCTGATGACGTTCGTGCTCGGCTTCGGCGCGATGGTGCTCGTCGGTCCCGACGCGATCAGGGCCGCGGACGCCGGCGGCAACCTCGCGGCGCCGCTGCTCGCGCAGCATCTCGGCGGCACGCCCTTCCTCGGCTTCATCGCCGCGGTCGCGTTCGCGACGATCCTCGCCGTTGTCGCCGGCCTGACGCTTTCGGGCGCTGCCGCGCTCTCGCACGACTTGTGGGTGCATGTGGTGAGGCGCGGCCACGGGGATGCAGACGAAGAGCTCGTCGTCGCTCGCATCGCGACGGTCGCGCTCGGTCTCGTCGCGATCGTGCTCGGCATCTCGTTCAAGGGCCAGAACGTGGCGTTCATGGTGGCGCTCGCGTTCGCGATCGCGGCGAGCGCGAACTTCCCCGCGCTCGTGCTCGCGATCTTCTGGCGCGGCTTCACGACGCGCGGCGCCGTTGCGAGCATGGCGGTCGGCACGCTCAGCACGCTCGGCTTGATCGCCCTCTCGCCCACGGTGCAGATCGACATCCTCGGCGGCAGCGCCGCGTGGTTCCCGCTGCGCAACCCCGCGCTGCTCACGATCCCGCTCGCGTTCGCGGTCGGCTTCGTCGTCTCGAAGCTCGCGCCCGAGCCGAGCGCCGCGCAGGGTCACGACGCGCTCGCCGAGCAGCTCCACTTCGGCCACGCGGAGGATGCGAAATGA
- a CDS encoding DUF485 domain-containing protein, which translates to MSDLDSLRKLESARARVVTALSAATVLVYFGFILLVAFAPARLGALLAPGLSLGIVLGASVIVLSWLFTALYVRWANKRYDPALRALRGRRDG; encoded by the coding sequence GTGAGCGATCTCGACTCGCTGCGAAAGCTCGAGTCCGCGCGCGCGCGAGTCGTCACCGCGCTGAGCGCCGCCACGGTGCTCGTCTACTTCGGCTTCATCCTGCTCGTGGCGTTCGCGCCCGCTCGGCTCGGCGCGCTGCTCGCGCCGGGGCTCTCGCTCGGGATCGTGCTCGGCGCGTCGGTGATCGTGCTGTCCTGGCTGTTCACCGCGCTCTACGTGCGCTGGGCCAACAAGCGCTACGACCCGGCGCTGCGCGCGCTGCGCGGGCGACGCGATGGCTGA
- a CDS encoding ferredoxin, with the protein MEPLEIRAERAACKGARACVRRAPATFSLDAERRVVIAPAPGDTLDAIVDAARACPNFAIEVRRGNEKLV; encoded by the coding sequence GTGGAGCCGCTCGAGATCCGCGCCGAGCGCGCCGCGTGCAAGGGCGCGCGCGCGTGCGTGCGCCGCGCGCCCGCGACCTTCTCGCTCGACGCGGAGCGCCGCGTCGTGATCGCGCCGGCGCCGGGCGACACGCTGGACGCGATCGTCGACGCCGCGCGCGCGTGCCCGAACTTCGCGATCGAAGTCAGGCGCGGAAACGAGAAGCTGGTGTGA
- a CDS encoding aromatic ring-hydroxylating dioxygenase subunit alpha, producing MATELSLPFRKANEGPRSEGLSYQQLLDSDTREVPDVLRWQSARELPAAKVPIRRYTSPEYHKLEVEKLWKKVWQFACREEQIPEVGDHTVYRIADMEVVLVRASANEIKAYRNVCLHRGRAIKDCDGRSQELRCPFHGWAWNLDGSLKTIPARWDFPHVNRAEYHLPEVRVGSWGGYVFINFDPEAVSFETWIGDLPKHFTRWPHEKKYIEAWVGKLMKCNWKVCQEAFMEAYHVILTHPQMLAGIGDCNSQYDAWDTFSRAITPNMTPSPHLTWEPTEQDQLDAMFSRDIDSEPLMRVPEGMTAREFVGQLTRMQMKGVVPGVEDLTDAEMNDSFYYTLFPNFHPWGAYNRITYRFRPNGNDPNSCLMEVFYLAPFRGKRPPPAKFQLLGEDDDWTKAPQLGFLAKVFNQDTGNLFRVQEGLRAAAHSHVTLAGYQETKPRHFHALLEKFVGE from the coding sequence ATGGCCACCGAATTGTCACTCCCGTTCCGCAAAGCGAACGAGGGACCGCGCTCGGAAGGGCTCTCCTACCAACAGCTCTTGGACAGCGACACGCGAGAAGTGCCCGACGTGCTGCGCTGGCAGTCGGCGCGCGAGCTGCCGGCCGCGAAGGTGCCGATTCGCCGGTACACCTCACCCGAGTACCACAAGCTCGAAGTCGAGAAGCTGTGGAAGAAGGTTTGGCAGTTCGCGTGCCGCGAGGAGCAGATCCCCGAGGTCGGCGATCACACCGTCTACCGCATCGCCGACATGGAAGTGGTGCTCGTGCGCGCGAGCGCGAACGAGATCAAGGCGTACCGCAACGTGTGCCTGCACCGCGGGCGCGCGATCAAGGACTGCGATGGGCGCTCGCAAGAGCTGCGCTGCCCGTTCCACGGCTGGGCGTGGAATCTCGACGGCAGCCTGAAGACGATTCCCGCGCGCTGGGATTTTCCGCACGTGAATCGCGCCGAGTACCACCTGCCAGAAGTGCGCGTCGGCAGCTGGGGCGGGTACGTGTTCATCAACTTCGATCCCGAGGCGGTCTCGTTCGAGACCTGGATCGGCGATCTCCCGAAGCACTTCACGCGCTGGCCGCACGAGAAGAAGTACATCGAGGCGTGGGTCGGCAAGCTCATGAAGTGCAACTGGAAGGTGTGTCAGGAGGCCTTCATGGAGGCCTACCACGTGATCCTCACGCACCCGCAGATGCTGGCCGGCATCGGAGATTGCAACTCGCAGTACGACGCGTGGGACACGTTCTCGCGCGCGATCACGCCGAACATGACGCCGAGCCCGCATCTCACGTGGGAGCCGACCGAGCAGGATCAGCTCGACGCGATGTTCTCCCGCGACATCGACAGCGAGCCGCTGATGCGCGTGCCCGAGGGCATGACGGCGCGCGAGTTCGTCGGCCAGCTCACGCGCATGCAGATGAAGGGCGTGGTGCCCGGCGTCGAGGACCTGACGGACGCCGAGATGAACGACAGCTTCTACTACACGCTGTTCCCGAACTTCCATCCGTGGGGCGCCTACAACCGCATCACGTATCGCTTCCGGCCGAACGGCAACGATCCGAACTCGTGTCTGATGGAGGTGTTCTACCTCGCGCCGTTCCGCGGCAAGCGCCCGCCGCCGGCGAAGTTCCAGCTGCTCGGTGAAGACGACGACTGGACGAAGGCGCCGCAGCTCGGCTTCCTCGCGAAGGTGTTCAACCAGGACACGGGCAACCTGTTCCGCGTGCAGGAGGGGCTGCGCGCCGCGGCGCACAGCCACGTCACGCTCGCGGGCTATCAGGAGACCAAGCCGCGCCACTTCCACGCGCTGCTCGAGAAGTTCGTCGGCGAGTAG
- a CDS encoding SDR family oxidoreductase has product MDLGLSGKKALVTAASRGIGLSIARQFADDGADVAICARSEGGLESAKKELEARGVKVCARAVDVSDGAALKAFVAEAAGALGGLDIFVSNASAGGGMGEQAWQATFDIDVMSAARGVEAALPFLAKSEAGSVVFISSTAALEYLGVPQPYNAMKAALIAHAGDLSQALAKQGIRVNTVSPGPIYFEGGNWEMIKNAMPAVYQGALAQCAIGRMGTPEEVARAVVFLASPAASLITGANLVCDGGFTKGHHF; this is encoded by the coding sequence ATGGATCTCGGACTCTCCGGCAAGAAGGCTCTCGTGACTGCCGCGAGCCGCGGCATCGGCCTCTCGATCGCGCGGCAATTCGCCGACGACGGCGCGGACGTCGCGATCTGCGCACGCAGCGAAGGCGGCCTCGAATCTGCGAAGAAGGAGCTCGAAGCGCGCGGCGTGAAGGTGTGCGCGAGAGCCGTCGACGTGAGCGACGGCGCCGCGCTGAAGGCGTTCGTGGCCGAGGCCGCGGGCGCGCTCGGCGGCCTCGACATCTTCGTCTCGAACGCGAGCGCCGGGGGCGGCATGGGCGAGCAGGCCTGGCAGGCCACCTTCGACATCGACGTGATGAGCGCGGCGCGCGGAGTCGAGGCGGCGCTGCCGTTCCTCGCGAAGTCCGAGGCGGGCAGCGTCGTGTTCATCAGCTCGACCGCCGCGCTCGAGTACCTCGGCGTGCCGCAGCCCTACAACGCGATGAAGGCCGCGCTGATCGCGCACGCTGGCGATCTCTCGCAAGCGCTCGCGAAGCAGGGCATCCGCGTGAACACGGTGTCGCCGGGCCCGATCTACTTCGAGGGCGGCAACTGGGAGATGATCAAGAACGCGATGCCCGCGGTTTATCAGGGCGCGCTCGCGCAGTGCGCGATCGGCCGCATGGGCACGCCGGAAGAAGTCGCGCGCGCAGTCGTGTTCCTCGCGAGCCCCGCCGCGAGCCTCATCACCGGCGCCAACCTCGTGTGCGACGGCGGCTTCACGAAGGGGCATCACTTCTAG
- a CDS encoding TetR/AcrR family transcriptional regulator, whose protein sequence is MRVDFLAQQMAERRERILAAAREIIGQRGYEALTMRDLARASRVTVPTVYNLVGSKEEVLFAAIEEQTQRFEAGLRGGSELPPAQRVIAIVDAAATEYLRMPRYYSTLLTLLFISDSAHAMRQRVDRAISTPMGEALAAMRDAGELASWIELRPLRGRLRAHLQMTSLQWAVGGITDDGLRAAARYGAALLMTAATTGATRSHYEGVARAAQSGAIGRAPDEPQAARSSP, encoded by the coding sequence GTGCGGGTCGACTTCCTGGCGCAGCAGATGGCGGAACGTCGCGAGCGCATCCTCGCGGCGGCGCGCGAGATCATCGGCCAGCGTGGCTACGAGGCGCTCACCATGCGCGACCTCGCGCGCGCGAGTCGTGTCACGGTGCCGACGGTCTACAACCTCGTCGGCTCGAAAGAAGAGGTGCTCTTCGCCGCGATCGAGGAGCAGACGCAGCGCTTCGAAGCGGGCCTCCGCGGCGGCAGCGAGCTTCCGCCGGCGCAGCGCGTGATCGCGATCGTCGACGCAGCCGCGACCGAGTACCTGCGCATGCCGCGCTACTACAGCACGCTGCTCACGCTGCTGTTCATCTCGGACTCCGCGCACGCGATGCGCCAGCGCGTCGACCGCGCGATCTCGACGCCGATGGGCGAGGCGCTCGCCGCGATGCGCGACGCCGGCGAGCTCGCGAGCTGGATCGAGCTGCGGCCGCTGCGCGGCAGATTGCGTGCCCATCTGCAGATGACGTCGCTGCAGTGGGCCGTCGGCGGCATCACGGACGACGGTCTGCGCGCCGCCGCGCGCTACGGGGCTGCGTTGCTGATGACCGCTGCGACGACGGGCGCCACGCGTAGTCACTACGAAGGCGTCGCACGGGCGGCGCAGTCCGGCGCGATCGGCCGCGCGCCGGACGAACCTCAGGCTGCGAGGAGCTCTCCGTGA
- a CDS encoding enoyl-CoA hydratase/isomerase family protein, translating to MTYEDLRFELDEHGVATLTLDRPAQLNAFSGAMGRSLAAAYQRCDEDDAVRAVVVTGAGRAFCAGADMSDAASTFRVDDASAFSAAAVAFPAFRVRKLVIAAVNGHAIGLGLTLALQCDVRFLAREGKYGVVQVRRGAMPDAYAHWTATRALGLARAAELLLTGRTYTGDEIAALGVATRVLPAAEVLPAALELARDVAANAAPVSVALSKRLLWEAPGLGADEVERRETELHKRLFALPDCVEGPVAFAQKRPPLWKGSVRESS from the coding sequence ATGACGTACGAGGATCTTCGCTTCGAGCTGGACGAGCACGGCGTCGCAACGCTCACGCTCGATCGCCCCGCGCAGCTGAACGCGTTCTCCGGCGCGATGGGCCGCTCGCTCGCGGCCGCCTACCAGCGCTGCGACGAGGACGACGCGGTGCGCGCCGTGGTCGTGACGGGCGCCGGGCGCGCGTTCTGCGCGGGCGCCGACATGAGCGACGCCGCGAGCACGTTTCGCGTCGACGACGCGAGCGCGTTCAGCGCCGCGGCCGTCGCGTTTCCCGCGTTCCGCGTGCGCAAGCTCGTGATCGCTGCCGTGAACGGCCACGCGATCGGCCTCGGCCTCACGCTCGCCCTGCAGTGCGACGTGCGCTTCCTCGCGCGCGAGGGGAAGTACGGCGTGGTGCAAGTCCGCCGCGGCGCGATGCCCGACGCCTATGCGCACTGGACCGCGACGCGCGCGCTCGGCCTCGCGCGCGCGGCCGAGTTGTTACTGACCGGACGCACGTACACGGGCGACGAAATCGCTGCGCTCGGCGTCGCAACGCGCGTGCTCCCCGCGGCAGAGGTGTTGCCGGCCGCGCTCGAGCTGGCGCGCGATGTCGCCGCGAACGCAGCGCCGGTTTCGGTGGCGCTGAGCAAGCGCCTGCTCTGGGAAGCACCGGGCCTCGGCGCCGACGAGGTAGAGCGCCGCGAGACCGAGCTGCACAAGAGGCTGTTCGCGCTGCCGGACTGCGTGGAGGGCCCCGTGGCCTTCGCGCAGAAGCGCCCGCCGCTGTGGAAGGGCAGCGTTCGCGAGAGCTCCTGA
- a CDS encoding AMP-binding protein: protein MPNLAAIHEAIAAAVPDAECLVHGAHRLRWREITERTRRLAAVLRGAGLGCRRERAGLANHESGQDHVALYLYNGAEYLEGMVGAMKARCAPFNVNYRYVDEELLYLFDNADAKAVIFHASFAPTLARIRAQLPQVRLWIRVDDGSGEKLAGDVEYEAALAAATPAAPERLSEDDLYILYTGGTTGMPKGVLWRHDEILRAALTPPNTEPTIDAIVERARRGAGKVRALPTPPFMHGAAHWAAFTMWHTGGTVFVQNEVRRFDAHDVLATIERERISAVTIVGDAFAKPLLEALRERAYDTTSLQTITSGGAILSATVKDELLARIPNARLIDVLGSSESGQQGSQVSRSGQKASSGDFALTPNNVVLSEDLTRVLAAGSVEAGWLARSGPVPLGYYKDAEKTARTFPVIGDVRYSVPGDRAIALAGGGLRLLGRDSVTINSGGEKIFAEEVEHALKHHPAVWDVVVTGTPHARFGQQVTAVVALRANMRASEDELRAACEAHVARYKLPRAFVFVPEVVRAPSGKADYRWAKQVAEKQLATGGGRSE from the coding sequence ATGCCGAATCTCGCCGCGATCCACGAAGCCATCGCCGCTGCGGTTCCCGACGCGGAGTGCCTCGTTCACGGCGCGCACCGCCTGCGCTGGCGCGAGATCACGGAGCGCACGCGCCGGCTCGCCGCGGTGCTGCGCGGCGCGGGGCTCGGCTGCCGGCGCGAGCGCGCGGGCCTGGCGAACCACGAGTCCGGGCAAGACCACGTCGCGCTCTACCTCTACAACGGCGCGGAGTATCTCGAGGGCATGGTCGGCGCGATGAAGGCGCGCTGCGCCCCGTTCAACGTGAACTACCGCTACGTGGACGAGGAGCTGCTCTACCTGTTCGACAACGCGGATGCGAAGGCGGTGATCTTCCACGCCAGCTTCGCGCCGACGCTCGCGCGCATTCGCGCGCAGCTGCCGCAGGTGCGGCTCTGGATTCGCGTCGACGACGGCTCGGGTGAGAAGCTCGCCGGCGACGTCGAGTACGAGGCCGCGCTCGCCGCGGCGACGCCCGCTGCTCCCGAGCGGCTCAGCGAGGACGACCTCTACATCCTCTACACCGGCGGCACGACGGGCATGCCGAAGGGCGTGCTGTGGCGCCACGACGAGATCCTGCGCGCCGCGCTGACGCCGCCCAACACCGAGCCCACGATCGACGCGATCGTGGAGCGCGCGCGGCGCGGCGCCGGCAAGGTGCGCGCGCTGCCGACGCCGCCGTTCATGCACGGCGCCGCGCACTGGGCCGCGTTCACGATGTGGCACACGGGCGGCACGGTCTTCGTGCAGAACGAGGTGCGCCGCTTCGACGCGCACGACGTGCTCGCGACGATCGAGCGCGAGCGCATCAGCGCGGTGACGATCGTGGGCGACGCGTTTGCGAAGCCGCTGCTCGAAGCGCTGCGCGAGCGCGCCTACGACACGACCTCGCTGCAGACGATCACGTCGGGCGGCGCGATCCTCAGCGCGACAGTGAAAGACGAGCTGCTCGCGCGCATCCCGAACGCACGCCTGATCGACGTGCTCGGCTCGTCCGAGAGCGGCCAGCAGGGCTCGCAGGTCTCGCGCAGCGGGCAGAAGGCGAGCAGCGGCGACTTCGCGCTGACTCCGAACAACGTCGTGCTGTCGGAAGATCTCACGCGCGTCCTCGCGGCAGGCTCCGTCGAAGCGGGCTGGCTCGCGCGCTCGGGGCCGGTGCCGCTCGGTTACTACAAGGACGCCGAGAAGACGGCGCGCACGTTCCCTGTGATCGGTGACGTGCGCTACTCGGTGCCCGGCGACCGCGCGATCGCACTCGCGGGCGGCGGCCTGCGCTTGTTAGGGCGCGACTCGGTCACGATCAACTCGGGCGGCGAGAAGATCTTCGCCGAAGAAGTCGAGCACGCGCTGAAACATCACCCCGCGGTGTGGGACGTGGTGGTGACCGGCACCCCGCACGCGCGCTTCGGGCAGCAGGTGACGGCGGTGGTCGCGCTGCGCGCGAACATGCGCGCCAGCGAGGACGAGCTGCGCGCCGCCTGCGAGGCGCACGTCGCGCGTTACAAGCTGCCGCGCGCGTTCGTGTTCGTGCCCGAGGTGGTGCGCGCGCCGAGCGGCAAGGCGGACTACCGCTGGGCGAAGCAGGTGGCGGAGAAGCAGCTTGCGACGGGGGGCGGGCGCAGCGAGTGA